A region of the Rhizobium sp. NLR16a genome:
CGCCTTTATTGATTTTTGCTTCGAAATCGTCAGCTAGATGCCGCTGCGAGGATCGGCTCGGAGGCTTTTACCGGGCATCTTCAGCGGCTTCCAAAAGCGCCATAAGTCGCATTACAATTGCCGGCGATGTGGCCTTGCCTCAGGCGACGGACCAGCCACCGTCCACCAGCAGGTTCGCGCCGGTGATCAGGCTCGCAGCCGGCGATGCCAGGAAGACGACGGCGCCCACGACATCATCGGTTTCACCGATCCGGCCGAGGGGAATGTGATCGAGCGTCGCTTGGCGATTGGCGGCGTCGGATAGAAAGGGTGCCGTGCCATCCGTATGGATGAAGGTCGGCGATACGGTGTTGACGGTGATATTGTAGCGTGCCCACTCGGCCGCAAGGCAGCGCGAGAGGTGATTGATGGCCGCCTTGCTCATGCAATAGATGGCCTCGCCGCGCAGGGCCACGGTGCCGGCCTGTGAGCTGATGCTGATGATCCGGCCGCCATTCTGCTTGATCATCTGGCGCCCGACCGCCTGGGTCATCAGGAAGGTGCCCTTGACGTTGACATCGAGGATCTCGTCGAGGTCCTTCTCCTCGACGAGCTCGGCGAGATTGCCGGGAGCCACGCCGACATTGTTGACGAGGACGTCGATCCGATCAAACGTCGTCAACGCCGCGTCGACGGCTTGTGCGATATGGGCTTTGTTGGGAATTTCCAGTTCAACAGCGAGGACTTTTCGTCCCGTGCCCTCGAGCTCGGCGACCAGGTCCGCCGAGGCTGCGACGTCACGGACCCCCAAGACAATATCGGAGCCTGCCGCGGCACAGGCAAGCGCGCAAGCTCGCCCGATGCCACGGCTCGCGCCTGTTACCAAAGTCACTTTGCCCTCAAGGCTGAAGTCCGGCGCGTTCCTCTGCATCATGGTGCCTCCCTTGATGAAATCAATTTATGCCAGAGTCGGCGCGGCTGCCAGATACTCTGCGCATGTGCAGCGGCCTCCCCGCCGGACCGCAGCGCCGGGGTTCAAGAGAGCCTCATCATGAGTTGCCCCGCAGGGGGCCTCGAAGGACGAGGCGGGTGCTCAGCCATTGTTACCTGCAAGAAGCAGCGTTGCGGCATTCGGTAGCAAACGCCACCATCGGTTCTCGAGGACAATCCGACCCGTCAATTCAGGCCGGCACGGGTAAGTCCTTCGATCAGACGCGCCCGATCCTCGGCGCGGACGAAAGAAGATGTTGCTCCGACCGCGTCCCGTGAGATATCAGGAACCAGCGATTTAAGCCGTCCGAGCAAGTCCATGGCAGCCTCCCGGTTGTCGAGAAGTCCGGCACAGGCCGTGCCAATGATCAGCGGAACCGCATGGCCGGACCGCAATCGATGCGCCTCCCGTGCGTAACTCAATCCAAGTTCGTAATTCGCGCCCTGGAAATGAGCCATGGCGTAGTAAAACTGAAAGTCGCCGAGAAAGGCCTCGCGCGGGCTCAGTCTGAGGGCGTAGTCGATGCAACGAATGGCGTCCGCCGCGCGGCCCCCGTTGGCATGCGCAAGTCCCAACTGGCCGTGTGCAAACGCGGAGTTGGGGTTGATCGCGACAGCCTGGCTGATCGCTGCCACC
Encoded here:
- a CDS encoding glucose 1-dehydrogenase; the encoded protein is MQRNAPDFSLEGKVTLVTGASRGIGRACALACAAAGSDIVLGVRDVAASADLVAELEGTGRKVLAVELEIPNKAHIAQAVDAALTTFDRIDVLVNNVGVAPGNLAELVEEKDLDEILDVNVKGTFLMTQAVGRQMIKQNGGRIISISSQAGTVALRGEAIYCMSKAAINHLSRCLAAEWARYNITVNTVSPTFIHTDGTAPFLSDAANRQATLDHIPLGRIGETDDVVGAVVFLASPAASLITGANLLVDGGWSVA